The stretch of DNA TAAAAAGAGGTAAGGGCACTTTCGTGAGTTCCCAAACTGGTATGACAAAAGATCCACTTGGTTTAGATTTCATTAATCAACCAGGACTCCTAGAAGCGCTGTTGGAGGCAAGGCTATTAATAGAACAAGAAATTGCATTTCTAGCAGCACTCCGGGCAGAAGAAAAAGACATTGAAATACTGGAAGAAATCATTAATAAAATGAACGAGTCAAAGGATCATTCTGAAGAATTTACATTGCTGGATGTTGAATTTCATTCTGCAGTAGCGCAGTGTACCCACAATGATGTATTACATAAGGTTATTCCAATCATTTGTGAATCAATTAGAAAAGCATATCCGGAAACAGTGCACTCAAAAGGAAGTTTTGAAAGAGCACTTAAGAGTCATGTAAACATTTTTAACGCTATTAAAGCAAGAGATGTAATGAAGGCAAGATATGAAGTAGAAAAACATATCAGGCAGACGCTCGATGATATAAAAATAATGGAGGGATTACATGAAAAAATTATTAGCAGTATTAACGGCGTTAACACTTAGTCTTACCCTTTCAACAGGTTGTGGCAGTAACACTAAAGAAGAGAGTGCACCCGGTAAAGATATAGCAAATGCACCTTCAGCAAATAAAGATGCAGCCGCTGCAGATGCAAAAAGTACAAATGGAGGAGCTTCAAAAGAAACAACACTTACATATTGGTATTGGGCAGATAACTCGGACTATTCTCAGAAAATGCAGGAGATTGTAAAAGAATTTAATGAAATAAATCAGTCAGGCATAACAGTGAAAGCTGAAGAACAGCCTTGGGACGGCGGGGCTTACAGTCAAAACCTATTTACAGCTGCAATGGGCGGCGGAGGGCCTGATATGGCTACTTGGAAGCTTACGGCTACCCCTCTATTTACGGCAAATAATCTATTGGCAGAACTAGATGGCTATATTGAGAAGTGGGCGGATAAAGATGATATCGATGCCAACCTTTATCAGATTATGAAAAAAGCAGGTGGCTCAAATAAAACATATGTAATGCCGTGGAATACTCAAGTCTTATATGTTTATTATCGTCCATCAATGTTTAAAGAAGTGGGAATTGAAGTGCCAAAAACATATGAAGATTTTCTGATGGCTTGTGAAAAATTGACCAGAGACACAGATGGTGATGGCAAAATAGATGTATATGGGTTTGGCATGAGAGGTTCAAAAGGTGGGCAAGAGCCTTGGGGAAGCTTTATTCATGG from Cellulosilyticum sp. I15G10I2 encodes:
- a CDS encoding FadR/GntR family transcriptional regulator, whose product is MDEKQSDTKGLAMMVAAEVKKSIIKSNMQPGTKLPSESELTLTFGMSRSTIREAMNLLKAENIVEIKRGKGTFVSSQTGMTKDPLGLDFINQPGLLEALLEARLLIEQEIAFLAALRAEEKDIEILEEIINKMNESKDHSEEFTLLDVEFHSAVAQCTHNDVLHKVIPIICESIRKAYPETVHSKGSFERALKSHVNIFNAIKARDVMKARYEVEKHIRQTLDDIKIMEGLHEKIISSINGVNT
- a CDS encoding ABC transporter substrate-binding protein, which gives rise to MKKLLAVLTALTLSLTLSTGCGSNTKEESAPGKDIANAPSANKDAAAADAKSTNGGASKETTLTYWYWADNSDYSQKMQEIVKEFNEINQSGITVKAEEQPWDGGAYSQNLFTAAMGGGGPDMATWKLTATPLFTANNLLAELDGYIEKWADKDDIDANLYQIMKKAGGSNKTYVMPWNTQVLYVYYRPSMFKEVGIEVPKTYEDFLMACEKLTRDTDGDGKIDVYGFGMRGSKGGQEPWGSFIHGRGGNFEEMASDQAIKGMEDFVQLYKKGYVPPTAPADGFNEIIANFKSGRTAMTIHHTGSSAGMVETFGDDVAAFAFPKGEGQWTSMGDTENVIFEKCKNKEAAFEFISYMAAGKGQQVWCETTGNVPVSKRVQALPFFQDNKFMKASIEGVSYAGILPILDTTTEWVSTIWPNTVAQALSGDVSSKEAMEVLQKELYK